A window of the Serratia sarumanii genome harbors these coding sequences:
- a CDS encoding acyltransferase produces the protein MPRLLTPVIFIISVILTILVTVLCSIPITLAGIVKLLVPIPAVWRYISAFADFMMWCWCQGLALLLRINGQLRWDIEGLEGLDRKNWYLLISNHESWSDIVVLCVLFRNHIPMNKYFLKQQLAWVPFVGLACWALDMPFMKRYSRAYLLKHPEKRGKDIETTRRSCEKFRQRPTTIVNFVEGSRFTEAKKIKSNSPYRNLLAPKAAGIAFTLSALGNQFDKVLNVTLLYPENNQRPFLDMLCGRLTRIVVRIETLPIDETLHGDYFNDKQFKRRFQLWLNTLWQEKDRLLDKLKRQYG, from the coding sequence ATGCCAAGATTGTTAACGCCTGTTATTTTTATCATTTCCGTCATACTCACCATTCTGGTGACGGTGTTGTGTTCTATCCCCATCACGCTGGCCGGCATCGTGAAACTCCTGGTGCCCATTCCCGCCGTCTGGCGATATATCTCTGCTTTCGCCGATTTCATGATGTGGTGTTGGTGTCAGGGGCTGGCGCTGTTATTGCGCATTAACGGGCAATTGCGTTGGGATATTGAAGGGCTGGAAGGGCTGGATCGCAAAAACTGGTATCTGCTGATCAGCAACCACGAAAGCTGGTCAGACATTGTCGTGTTGTGCGTGCTGTTCAGAAATCATATTCCAATGAATAAGTATTTCCTCAAGCAACAGCTCGCCTGGGTGCCTTTTGTCGGCCTGGCCTGCTGGGCGCTGGATATGCCATTCATGAAGCGTTACTCCCGCGCCTATTTGCTCAAGCATCCGGAGAAGCGCGGCAAGGATATCGAAACCACGCGCCGTTCCTGCGAAAAATTCCGTCAACGTCCAACCACCATCGTCAATTTCGTCGAAGGTTCGCGCTTCACCGAAGCCAAGAAAATTAAAAGCAATTCGCCGTATCGCAATTTGCTGGCGCCCAAAGCCGCCGGCATCGCGTTTACCCTTAGCGCGCTGGGCAATCAGTTCGACAAAGTGTTGAACGTCACCCTGCTCTATCCGGAAAATAACCAACGGCCTTTTCTGGATATGCTGTGCGGTCGTTTGACGCGCATCGTGGTAAGAATAGAGACGCTACCGATCGATGAAACCCTGCACGGGGACTATTTCAACGACAAGCAGTTCAAGCGGCGTTTCCAACTGTGGCTGAATACGCTGTGGCAGGAAAAAGACCGGCTGCTGGATAAATTGAAGCGGCAATACGGATAA
- the hemN gene encoding oxygen-independent coproporphyrinogen III oxidase: protein MSEQTIVWDLALIQKYNYSGPRYTSYPTALEFNQRYDEAAFQRAAARYPERPLSLYVHIPFCHKLCYFCGCNKLVTRQTHKADEYLNVLAQEIASRAPLFAGRKVGQMHWGGGTPTYLDKAQISRLVALLREHFDFLPDAEMSIEVDPREIELDVLDHLRVEGFNRLSMGVQDFNKQVQQLVNREQDEAFIFALIERAKALGFRSTNIDLIYGLPKQTPESFAFTLQRVAELNPDRLSVFNYAHMPNLFAAQRKIKDADLPSAQQKLDILQQSIAFLTGAGYQFIGMDHFARPDDELAIAQREGKLHRNFQGYTTQGDSDLLGLGVSAISMLGDSYAQNQKELKHYYESVPAQGNALWRGLALTDDDCLRRDLIKTLICNFRLAYQPLERHYGIDFTAYFAEDLQLLAPFERDGLVERDEQGIRVTPRGRLLIRNICMCFDRYLRQQARSQQFSRVI, encoded by the coding sequence ATGTCAGAGCAGACGATTGTCTGGGATTTGGCCCTGATCCAAAAATATAACTACTCAGGGCCGCGTTATACTTCATACCCCACGGCGCTGGAGTTTAACCAGCGCTACGACGAAGCGGCGTTTCAACGCGCCGCTGCGCGTTACCCTGAGCGGCCGCTGTCGCTGTATGTGCATATCCCTTTCTGTCATAAGCTGTGTTACTTCTGCGGCTGCAACAAGCTGGTGACGCGCCAGACCCACAAGGCCGACGAGTACCTGAACGTTTTGGCGCAAGAGATCGCCAGCCGTGCGCCGCTGTTCGCCGGCCGCAAGGTCGGCCAGATGCACTGGGGCGGCGGTACGCCGACCTACCTGGATAAAGCGCAAATCAGCCGGTTGGTGGCGTTGCTGCGCGAACACTTTGATTTCCTGCCCGATGCGGAGATGTCGATCGAGGTCGATCCGCGCGAGATAGAGCTGGATGTGCTCGATCATTTACGCGTCGAAGGCTTTAACCGTCTGAGCATGGGGGTGCAGGATTTCAACAAGCAGGTGCAGCAGTTGGTCAACCGCGAGCAGGACGAAGCCTTTATCTTCGCCCTGATTGAGCGGGCCAAAGCGCTGGGCTTCCGCTCGACCAATATCGATCTGATCTACGGCCTGCCGAAACAGACGCCGGAAAGCTTCGCTTTCACGCTGCAGCGGGTGGCTGAATTGAATCCCGATCGCCTCAGCGTGTTCAACTACGCGCATATGCCGAACTTGTTCGCCGCCCAGCGCAAAATCAAAGACGCCGATCTGCCCAGCGCCCAGCAGAAGCTGGATATCCTGCAACAGAGCATCGCTTTCCTGACCGGCGCCGGCTATCAGTTCATCGGCATGGATCACTTTGCGCGCCCGGACGACGAGCTGGCAATCGCCCAACGCGAAGGCAAGCTGCACCGCAATTTCCAGGGCTATACTACCCAGGGCGACAGCGATCTGCTGGGGTTGGGCGTGTCGGCCATCAGCATGCTCGGCGACAGCTATGCGCAGAACCAGAAAGAGCTGAAGCATTACTATGAGAGCGTACCGGCGCAGGGCAACGCCCTGTGGCGCGGGCTGGCGCTGACGGACGACGATTGCCTGCGGCGCGATCTGATCAAAACCCTGATCTGCAATTTCCGGTTGGCGTATCAGCCGCTCGAACGGCATTACGGCATCGATTTCACCGCTTACTTCGCCGAAGACCTGCAGCTGCTGGCGCCGTTTGAACGCGATGGGCTGGTGGAGCGCGACGAGCAGGGCATTCGCGTCACGCCGCGCGGGCGCTTGCTGATCCGCAATATCTGCATGTGTTTCGATCGCTATCTGCGGCAACAGGCGCGCAGCCAGCAGTTCTCTCGGGTGATCTGA
- the polA gene encoding DNA polymerase I, whose protein sequence is MAQIAENPLILVDGSSYLYRAYHAFPPLTNSAGEPTGAMYGVLNMLRSLLLQYQPSHVAVVFDAKGKTFRDDLFAEYKSHRPPMPDDLRAQIEPLHNMVKAMGLPLLVTPGVEADDVIGTLALEAEKAGHAVLISTGDKDMAQLVTPNVTLINTMNNTILGPQEVCDKYGIPPELIIDFLALMGDSSDNIPGVPGVGEKTAQALLQGIGGLDALYGNLENIATLSFRGAKTMAAKLEQNKEVAYLSYKLATIKTDVELDLTCADLTVSAPDVDTLQQLFKQYEFKRWLADVEAGVWLENKKGAGAKAAGGAKPAAAAAEAPKALAEAKLSQDGYVTILDEATFTDWLARLKKADVFAFDTETDGLDTLTANLIGLSFAIAPGEAAYLPVAHDYLDAPPQLDRAYVLEALKPLLEDDKALKVGQNLKFDMSLLARYGIEMRGIAYDTMLESYVLDSVGGRHDMDSLADRYLSHKTITFEEIAGKGKNQLTFNQIALEQAASYAAEDADVTLQLHLAMWPQLKQSAELLTVFNEIEMPLLPVLSHIERTGVLIDPAILSAHSQELAKRLAELEAQAHELAEEPFNLASTKQLQAILYEKQKLPVLKKTPGGAPSTNEEVLAELALDYPLPKVILEYRGLAKLKTTYTDKLPLMINPASGRVHTSYHQAVTATGRLSSSDPNLQNIPVRNEEGRRIRQAFIAPEGYRIVAADYSQIELRIMAHLSQDEGLLKAFAEGKDIHRATASEVFGVPLDKVTGEQRRSAKAINFGLIYGMSAFGLARQLGIPRGEAQRYMDLYFERYPGVLDYMERTRQQASEQGYVSTLDGRRLYLPDVRSSNAMRRKAAERAAINAPMQGTAADIIKRAMIEVDAWLQGQEKPLVRAIMQVHDELVFEVHESVIEEASQRIRQLMEGSMTLAVPLKVDVGVGMNWDEAH, encoded by the coding sequence ATGGCCCAGATTGCAGAAAACCCACTAATCCTGGTTGACGGTTCCTCCTACCTCTACCGCGCTTATCACGCCTTCCCGCCGCTGACCAACTCGGCGGGTGAGCCGACCGGCGCGATGTACGGCGTGCTGAATATGCTGCGCAGCCTGCTGCTGCAGTATCAACCGAGCCACGTTGCCGTGGTGTTTGATGCCAAAGGGAAGACCTTCCGCGATGATCTCTTCGCCGAATACAAATCGCACCGGCCACCGATGCCGGACGATCTGCGTGCGCAGATCGAGCCGCTGCATAACATGGTCAAGGCGATGGGCCTGCCGCTGCTGGTGACGCCCGGCGTTGAGGCGGACGACGTTATCGGTACGCTGGCGCTGGAGGCCGAAAAAGCTGGCCACGCGGTGCTGATCAGCACCGGCGACAAAGACATGGCGCAGTTGGTGACGCCGAACGTCACCCTGATCAACACCATGAACAACACCATCCTCGGCCCGCAGGAAGTGTGCGACAAGTACGGTATTCCGCCGGAGCTGATCATCGACTTCCTGGCGCTGATGGGCGATTCATCGGACAACATTCCCGGCGTGCCGGGCGTGGGTGAGAAAACCGCTCAGGCGTTGCTGCAGGGTATCGGCGGGCTGGATGCGCTGTATGGCAATCTGGAGAATATCGCCACGCTGAGCTTCCGCGGCGCCAAAACCATGGCGGCCAAGCTGGAGCAGAACAAAGAGGTCGCGTACCTCTCCTATAAGCTGGCGACGATCAAAACCGACGTTGAGCTGGATCTGACCTGCGCGGATCTGACGGTCTCTGCACCGGATGTCGATACGCTGCAGCAGCTGTTCAAACAGTACGAATTCAAACGCTGGCTGGCGGACGTGGAAGCCGGCGTATGGCTGGAAAACAAGAAAGGCGCGGGAGCGAAAGCTGCCGGCGGCGCCAAACCGGCCGCCGCCGCCGCGGAAGCGCCGAAGGCGCTGGCGGAGGCCAAGCTGTCCCAGGACGGTTATGTCACCATTCTGGATGAAGCGACCTTTACCGACTGGCTGGCGCGGCTGAAAAAGGCCGACGTGTTTGCCTTCGATACCGAAACCGACGGTCTGGATACCCTGACCGCCAACCTGATCGGCCTGTCCTTCGCGATCGCGCCGGGCGAGGCGGCTTATTTGCCGGTGGCGCACGATTATCTGGACGCACCGCCACAGCTGGACCGCGCCTACGTGCTGGAAGCGCTCAAGCCGCTGCTGGAGGACGATAAGGCGCTGAAGGTCGGGCAAAACCTGAAGTTCGACATGAGCCTGCTGGCGCGCTACGGCATTGAGATGCGCGGCATCGCCTACGACACCATGCTGGAGTCCTATGTGCTGGACAGCGTCGGCGGCCGTCACGATATGGACAGCCTAGCCGATCGTTATCTGAGCCATAAAACCATCACCTTCGAAGAGATCGCCGGCAAGGGCAAAAACCAGCTGACGTTCAATCAGATCGCGCTGGAGCAGGCGGCGTCTTACGCCGCCGAAGACGCCGATGTCACGCTGCAGTTGCACCTGGCGATGTGGCCGCAGTTGAAACAGAGCGCAGAGCTGCTGACGGTGTTCAACGAGATTGAAATGCCGCTGCTGCCGGTGCTGTCGCATATCGAACGCACCGGGGTGCTGATCGATCCGGCCATTTTGTCGGCCCACTCCCAGGAGCTGGCCAAGCGTCTGGCTGAGCTGGAGGCGCAGGCCCACGAGCTGGCGGAAGAGCCGTTCAACCTGGCGTCGACCAAGCAGCTGCAGGCTATCTTGTACGAGAAACAAAAGTTGCCGGTGCTGAAGAAAACCCCGGGCGGTGCGCCTTCTACCAACGAAGAAGTGCTGGCCGAGCTGGCGCTGGATTACCCGCTGCCGAAGGTGATCCTGGAATACCGCGGCCTAGCGAAGCTGAAGACCACCTATACCGACAAGCTGCCGCTGATGATTAACCCGGCCAGCGGCCGGGTACACACCTCGTACCATCAGGCGGTGACTGCGACCGGCCGTCTCTCCTCGAGCGATCCGAACCTGCAGAACATCCCGGTGCGCAACGAAGAAGGGCGGCGCATCCGCCAGGCTTTCATCGCGCCGGAAGGCTACCGCATCGTCGCGGCCGACTACTCGCAGATCGAGCTGCGCATCATGGCGCATCTGTCACAGGATGAAGGGCTGCTGAAGGCCTTCGCCGAAGGGAAAGACATTCACCGCGCCACGGCGTCGGAAGTCTTCGGCGTGCCGTTGGATAAAGTGACCGGCGAACAGCGCCGCAGCGCCAAGGCGATTAACTTTGGCCTGATTTACGGCATGAGCGCCTTCGGCCTGGCGCGCCAGTTGGGGATCCCGCGTGGGGAAGCCCAGCGCTATATGGATCTGTACTTCGAGCGTTACCCGGGCGTGCTGGACTACATGGAGCGCACCCGTCAACAGGCTTCCGAACAGGGCTATGTCAGCACGCTGGACGGGCGCCGCCTGTACCTGCCGGACGTCCGCTCCAGCAACGCCATGCGCCGCAAGGCGGCCGAGCGCGCCGCCATCAACGCCCCGATGCAGGGCACCGCGGCCGATATCATCAAGCGTGCGATGATCGAGGTCGACGCCTGGCTGCAAGGGCAGGAGAAGCCGTTGGTGCGCGCAATCATGCAGGTGCACGATGAATTGGTATTTGAGGTGCATGAGTCGGTGATCGAAGAAGCCAGCCAACGCATCCGTCAATTGATGGAAGGCAGCATGACCCTGGCGGTGCCGCTGAAGGTCGACGTGGGCGTCGGCATGAACTGGGATGAGGCGCACTGA
- a CDS encoding YshB family small membrane protein, whose protein sequence is MLDSFIVFISQGAELGSAASHTPQAAVAAVLCAALINFFS, encoded by the coding sequence ATGCTGGACTCATTCATCGTATTCATTTCTCAGGGCGCGGAGCTGGGCTCCGCCGCCAGCCACACCCCGCAGGCGGCGGTTGCCGCGGTATTGTGCGCCGCGCTGATTAACTTCTTCAGTTAA
- the yihI gene encoding Der GTPase-activating protein YihI, translating into MNQPSKAPRGSAAKSKTKKKSRMELDQEARERKRLKKRRGHASGSRTQVESGSQKNKSAAEAKDPRIGSKVPVALVVDETKVKAKPQPKPKAEAKPRLSPEEELAKLENDERLNALLDRIDDGETLNAEEQTYVDKTLDRIDVLMDVLGIELGEDDDEEEEKQEDILKLLKGGNPKDAF; encoded by the coding sequence ATGAACCAGCCATCAAAAGCACCTCGCGGCAGCGCGGCGAAGTCAAAAACGAAAAAGAAAAGCCGTATGGAGCTCGATCAGGAAGCGCGCGAGCGCAAACGCCTGAAAAAGCGCCGCGGCCACGCTTCCGGTTCGCGCACCCAGGTCGAGTCCGGCAGCCAGAAGAACAAATCGGCGGCGGAAGCCAAAGATCCGCGTATCGGCAGTAAAGTGCCGGTAGCGCTGGTGGTCGACGAAACCAAAGTAAAGGCCAAACCGCAGCCGAAGCCAAAGGCCGAAGCGAAACCGCGCCTGTCGCCGGAAGAAGAGCTGGCGAAGCTGGAAAATGACGAACGCCTGAACGCGCTGCTGGATCGCATCGACGATGGCGAAACGCTGAACGCGGAAGAGCAGACCTATGTCGACAAAACGTTGGATCGCATCGATGTGCTGATGGACGTGTTGGGCATCGAACTGGGTGAAGACGACGACGAAGAAGAAGAGAAGCAGGAAGATATTCTGAAGCTGCTGAAAGGCGGCAACCCGAAAGACGCTTTTTAA
- the yihA gene encoding ribosome biogenesis GTP-binding protein YihA/YsxC, whose protein sequence is MTSKNYNYHVTHFVTSAPDIRHLPGDAGIEVAFAGRSNAGKSSALNTLTNQKSLARTSKTPGRTQLINLFEVEDGIRLVDLPGYGYAEVPEEMKRKWQRALGEYLQMRNSLKGLVVLMDIRHPLKDLDQQMIQWAVDVGTPVLVLLTKADKLASGARKAQLNMVREAVLPFMGDIQVEAFSSLKKIGVDKLRQKLDTWFNEIPPEVLPEDEAGE, encoded by the coding sequence TTGACCAGCAAGAACTACAACTATCATGTGACCCATTTCGTCACCAGCGCACCCGATATTCGCCATCTGCCGGGGGATGCAGGAATTGAAGTCGCCTTTGCCGGCCGTTCCAACGCCGGGAAATCCAGCGCGCTGAATACGCTGACCAACCAAAAAAGCCTGGCGCGCACCAGTAAGACGCCGGGGCGCACCCAGCTGATCAACCTGTTCGAAGTGGAAGACGGCATCCGCCTGGTCGACCTGCCGGGTTACGGCTACGCCGAAGTGCCGGAAGAGATGAAGCGCAAATGGCAGCGCGCGCTGGGCGAATACCTGCAGATGCGCAACAGCCTGAAAGGCCTGGTGGTGCTGATGGATATTCGCCATCCGCTGAAAGATCTCGACCAGCAGATGATCCAGTGGGCGGTCGACGTCGGCACGCCGGTGCTGGTGCTGCTGACCAAGGCCGACAAGCTGGCCTCCGGCGCACGCAAGGCGCAGCTCAATATGGTGCGTGAAGCGGTGCTGCCGTTTATGGGGGATATCCAGGTTGAAGCCTTCTCGTCGCTGAAGAAGATCGGCGTCGACAAGCTGCGCCAGAAGCTGGACACCTGGTTTAACGAGATCCCACCGGAAGTGCTGCCGGAAGACGAAGCCGGCGAATAA